The DNA sequence CAGAAACAGCAGCAAAAGCAGGCTCAGCCCATAGTCTCTCCTGAAGTGCGAAAAGATGTCAGAAAAGCTGAATCCGTTTCAGGAACCTTGCTGGCTCAAAACAAACCTTTGGAAAAGCAATTACCCAAAAAGCTGCCGATTCATCAGGCATCAGAAAATGAAATCAATAATGGAGACACCATATTGGTTAATAACTTAAATATTTCCAATACAAAGCCAGAGCAAAAGGTTCATCGGGCAGATCAGGCCACAAGTCAGCCCGATGCGGTGAAACCTGTAGAACAGAAACGGCCAGCAACTGACGAATCTCTGTTTGCACCAAATGAAAAACCCAATGAAATCCCAGAACCTGAACACCTGGCTCACAAATTAACCCTGAGTGTGCTTGCTGCTCCGGATTATAATGGAGTCAATAACCTGAACAATGCCAGTATAGGTGACAACTTCGGTCTTCTGGTAACCTTTAAAATAGCGAAAAACTGGAGCTTCAGTACCGGAGGGGTTTATGCCAAAAAACTCTACGAAACAGGTTTCGGTAATTATAGTCCTTCAAAAAATATATGGGACGAATATTATCCAAAATCGGTATATGCTGATTGCCGAGTGCTCGACATTCCTTTGAATATCAGCTATTCATTGGTTTTCGGAAAGAATACAACAATTAGTTTTGGCACTGGGATTTCGTCGTACATCATGCTTCGCGAAGATTATCGTTTCAGCTACGAGGAACAAGACAGCAATACTGCTGTTGCTTATCATGTAGTCAACGAAAATCAGCATTGGCTGAGTGTGCTTAATTTTCAGGCAACCTTTGAACGACGGATAAATTCAAAGGTAAGTATTGGTTTGCAACCGTATATGAAGATTCCGATGAGCAAAATTGGCTTTGCCGGAGTAAAACTTCAATCTTTGGGCATGGCTGTGGTTCTAAACTGGAACTTTAATTAATTCAGTCGTTTTTCTCTTTCCCTCATTCTTGTTAATTCTTGGCCGTTTCATCTTGGGGTCGAGAAAATTCATTTTTCTTATTTTCAGGGTTGGCTTTTTCTTCGAACCTTTCAACAAGATTGTTATCCGCATTAGAATTGTTGAAAAATAAATCATATAAAAAGGTATTTATTTCTTCATTCAGGCAGCGTTTCCAATTTTCGCTCCGTATTCACTACAGAAACATTTTATTAACGCTTAAAAAACTTAACCATGAAAGGACAAATTCATTTACCAATGTTCGTTTTGTTAGCTGTATTCGGGTTCACTTTAACCCAATGTTCCAAAACAACTGATCCAATGCCTGCTGTAGTCGATCCGGTTATGGTGAAACTCGCCAGCTCAGCCACCCTTGGTAGTTATCTTACCGACAAGGATGGGAATGCGCTGTATTTCTTTTCGAATGATGCGGATGGAAACAACAATTGTACAGGAGCATGTATTACAGTCTGGCCAATTTTCAATATTGCTGGTTTAACTGCCGAACAAGTTGGAACTGGCTTAACATTCGGAGATTTTAATGCGATTAGTACACCTAACGGAAACCAACTGACCTATAAAGGATGGCCTCTGTATTATTATTCCCCAGGTGGGGTCCGCGAGTTATCAGGTCAAACAACCGGCGAAGCTGTTGGTGGAGTGTGGTTTGTAGCGAAACCCGATTATACCATTATGCTGGCTAAAGCACAACTGGTTGGGAAAGATGGGAAAAACTATGTTGTTTCTGCTGCAAATGTTTACTCGGAGGGAGTTGGAAAAACTACCTATTTTACGGACATAGCCGGACGCACGCTTTATGAATTTGCAAAAGACAGCGCTAATATTAACAAATATACCAAAGCCGATTTTTCGAACAATGCGACATGGCCAATTTATGAAACTGACAAGATTGTTGTCCCCTCCATTCTCGACAAATCTTTATTCAGCAGCATAACGGTTTTCGGTAAAAAGCAATTGGTTTACAAAGGCTGGCCAATGTATTACTTCGGACCCGATGTTGATGCAACGA is a window from the Aquipluma nitroreducens genome containing:
- a CDS encoding porin family protein, with the translated sequence MNRNIEDIDQLFREGLNPEDDRLAYQEADWLELKKRLDRNAQKRRGVFWLIRLSGVAALILLFFAIRTLLPESQNRIVQQAEVQQNDQKQQQKQAQPIVSPEVRKDVRKAESVSGTLLAQNKPLEKQLPKKLPIHQASENEINNGDTILVNNLNISNTKPEQKVHRADQATSQPDAVKPVEQKRPATDESLFAPNEKPNEIPEPEHLAHKLTLSVLAAPDYNGVNNLNNASIGDNFGLLVTFKIAKNWSFSTGGVYAKKLYETGFGNYSPSKNIWDEYYPKSVYADCRVLDIPLNISYSLVFGKNTTISFGTGISSYIMLREDYRFSYEEQDSNTAVAYHVVNENQHWLSVLNFQATFERRINSKVSIGLQPYMKIPMSKIGFAGVKLQSLGMAVVLNWNFN
- a CDS encoding COG4315 family predicted lipoprotein yields the protein MKGQIHLPMFVLLAVFGFTLTQCSKTTDPMPAVVDPVMVKLASSATLGSYLTDKDGNALYFFSNDADGNNNCTGACITVWPIFNIAGLTAEQVGTGLTFGDFNAISTPNGNQLTYKGWPLYYYSPGGVRELSGQTTGEAVGGVWFVAKPDYTIMLAKAQLVGKDGKNYVVSAANVYSEGVGKTTYFTDIAGRTLYEFAKDSANINKYTKADFSNNATWPIYETDKIVVPSILDKSLFSSITVFGKKQLVYKGWPMYYFGPDVDATTGMFRGKNMGVSVPVPGVWPAFFKDIPAAPHK